A region of the Candidatus Deferrimicrobium sp. genome:
CCGGGAAATCCAGAACGGGAGAGACGCAGGCGTCGATTCCGGCAAGCCGCTTCATCCACTCGTCGCGGGAGAGGGTTAGGAACACGGCCCGCAGCTCTTCCTTGACGCTTTCCCCCTCCGCACCGGTCGCGTACTGCTTCCCGGCCAGGTCCTCGCGCCCCAGCGCGGAGGTGAGCGCCTTCCAGAACCAGGCCTCGAGCGCACCGACGCTGAGGTAGCCGCCGTCCGCGCACCGGTACACCTCGTAGCACGGGAACATCCCCGTCAGCGGCAGGGAGCCGCGTTCCTGCGGCACGCCGCCGCAAAGATACGAGGCCGCCGGCATTACAAGGGAGGCCAGGGCGCCGTCCGTCATGGAGATGTCGACCAGGCGGCCCTTGCCGGTTCTCTCCCGCCCGAGAAGCGCCATGAGGATCCCGGTGAGGGCCATCATGGAACCGCCGAACACGTCCCCCAGTTGCACCGGAAGAAGCGTCGGGTCGCCGCCTTTCCTGCCGCACAATCCCAACGCCCCCGCGTAGGACAGGTAGTTGATGTCGTGGCCCGGGACGTCCCGCATCGGGCTATCCTGGCCAAAACCGGAGATGGAACAGTAAATGATCTTCGGGTTGACGGAGGAAACCGCATCGTAGTCGATGCCGAGCCGCTGGACGACGCCGGGACGGAACCCTTCGACGACGACGTCGGCGGTTGCGGCCAGCCGCAGGAAGATCGCCTTCCCCTCTTCCGTCTTCAGGTTGATCGTGACGCTCCGCTTCCCACGGTTCAGGTACCGGTCGACCGGTCCCGTCCCGGGCTCTTCGGCCGCGAACGGGTTGCGCACCCGCGGGTTCGGCTCGTCGATCTTCACGACGTCTGCCCCGTAGTCCGCCATCATCATCGTGCAGAACGGCCCCGGCAACTGGAGCGAAAGGTCCAGCACACGGATCCCCGCGAGCATCGTCATCCCCGATCCTCCCTTGAAATCTCCTGTGCTATCTTAGTATCTCCTATGGAAAAAGGGTTTCCGATCTCTCCGGACAGGGCGATCTTCCTCGCGGACGCCCACCTGAACCAGGACGACATCCACAGCCGGACCTTCCTTGCCCTCGTCGACAGGGCGACGGCGGAAAAGGTGCCCCTGTTCCTCCTCGGGGACATGTTCGACCTCTGGTTCGGCAACCCCGGGCTCACCTTCGCCTTCCAGAAGCCGATCGTCGAGCAACTTCGGAAGCTTCGGGGCGAGGGTCTGCGGATATTTTATGTCGAGGGGAACCGCGACTTCTACCTGATGCGGGAACATGAGGGGACGACGTTCGACGTCGTCTCGCCGGGAGACATGCAGGCGGCGGTCGGGGAGAAGCGAGTATACCTTTCCCACGGGGACACGGTGAACCGCGCCGATTTCGCCTACCGGTTCTGGAAGGGGATCTCGAAGAGCCGCTTCGCCAACGAAGCGGTCGCCCACCTGCCCCCCTCGATCGTCCTTCCCATGGCGGACCGGATCGAGCGGAACCTGAAGCGCTCCAACCGGAGGCACAGGGGAGCCTTTCCGGAGCGGGAGAGCCGCGAATACGCGATGCGCCTCTTTCGCAAGGGGGTCGACTTCGTCATCCTCGGACACTTCCACCAGGAGCGGCTGAACCGCTTTTCCCGGGAAGAGGCGACGAAGGTGCTGGCGGTCCTGCCGTCGTGGAAGGATCAGTGGCGCTACTTCTACCTCACCGCCGACGGAGCGTACGGCTTCCGCGCGTTCAAGCCCGGCGAACCGCTCCTTCCGTCGTGAGCCGGAAATGCGAACGCCCCCGGAAGGGGGCGTTTTTGCATGACGGGTGCGGTTCGGGGTTTAGAGCCCGGTCATTCGATCTTCCCGAGCATCCCGAGGAACTCGGCCGGGGAGAGAATCGCCACCTTCCCCACGCGTTTCAGAGAGAGCAAATCATCGTCGCCGGTGATGAGCCGGGCGCATTTGCCCGCCTGCGCGCAACGGATGAACTTGTCGTCCTCGGGATCCCGGCTCCAGCGCTGTCTGCTCTTCGACGCCGGGAGTTCAACTACGTCCGCGAACGGGAGAAGTTCTGTATCGAACAGGGAGGTGATCTCGGCGCGGGTCAACCGGAATTTCGGGTACGCCATAACCCGGAGCAACTCGTCCGCCGTCTCGCGCGATAGAACGAGCCGAAGTCTCCCTGCGCGCCAGGCGCGGTGCAACCCCTCCAGGCGTCCGCCGAAGAGGAGTGCCGACAGGAGAACGTTCGTATCGAGGACGGCGCGGATCACCTGCGACGACGCGCCCAACGGACGGCATTCGCCACGTCGTCACCGGTCACTCCCAGTTTCTTGATCTTCTCCCGGATCCGGGCCAGGTCGACCCCACCCTCCTCCGGCTCGATCCGGACCGGCCGAAGCTCGATCACCCTTCCTTCGACCCGCACGTCGAAGTAGTCGGTTCCCGGAAACTTTTCCGCGACTTCCTTGGGCAAGGTCAGCTGGTTCTTCGATGTCTTCTTGGCAAGCATTCCTTACCTCCTTACATCCTTACATCCTTGTCAACAGGATGCCACGGAACCGGCAGGCAGGCAACAACGAACCGGAACGGGGCCGGAAATGCGAACGCCCTCCGGAAGGGGGCGTTTTTGCACGACGAGTGAAGTTGTCAGGGGGCTGACGATTCAGGTCTGTCCCGGTTCAACGGGAGTTCTCAGGTACGTCCCTGTTTCGCGGGGGGTCAGTAGTAGTACCTGGTGGCGTCGGCGTCGGCCTGGCGGTTCAGCACGATCCCCAGGACCTTCTCCTTCGGGAGCATCTCCAGCGCCTTGTTCACGTTCGCCATCGACGACTTTTCCGCCTGGACGACGAACAGGATGTGGTCCACCAGGGGGGCGAAGGAGATCGCGTCCGCGCCGTACAGGACCGGGGGGACGTCGAAGAAGATGTACCGGTCCTCGTAGCGGGACTTCATCCCCTCGACGAGTGTCCGCATCCCCGGGGAGCCGAGCAGTTCGCTGCTCTCCTCGATCCGCTTCCCGCCCGAGATGACCGTCAGCTTCTCGATCCCCGGCCAGACGATCAGTTCGGAGACGTCGCATCCGTCCCGCAGGTAGTCGCCCAGCCCCCGGTTACTTTCGAACCCCAGCACCTGGTGGACCTGCTGCCGCTTGAGGTCCGCGTCCACCAGCAGCGCCGTCAGGCTGAACGCCTTGGCGAAGGTGAGGGCGAGGTTCACCGCCGTGACGGTCTTTCCCTCCCCGGATAGGGCGCTGGTGACCATGATCGTGGTCCCCCCGCTCCCCTTCGTGCGGTGCAGGATCCGCGTCCGCAGCACCCGATAGGCCTCGATCTCGGGGGACGTGTTGTTGTACGCCAGGACCCGGTTCTTCTCGAGCACCGCAGGGTCGAGCCGCACCTCCCGCGAGAAGCGATACCTCGGGGACACCCATCCGGGCTTCCCCTGGCCCGCCACGCTGCTCCCGCCGATCTCCACGGTTCGTTCCGTCATCTCCGTTTTCCTCTCAGATTCCCAGTTTCCGCGACAGCTTTGCCAACACCACGTCCATGTCCATCACGAAAAAGTGCACGACGAGGACCCCCGCTAACAGGACGGCGACGGCGCCGGCCGCCGCCTGGATGCGCCGCATCTTCTTCCGCGCGACGTCCATCGGCGTCACGATCTCAGGGATGCCGGTCAACACCAGGAACCCGGTGTCCGCGGCCAGCCTCCCGGCATCGCGCACCGAGTCGTCGGTGCTCTCCTTGATCGCCGCCGTCCCCACGCCGCATCCCAGGCCCAGCACCAGCCCGATCAGCAGGATCGCGCGAATGTTCGGGCTGTCCGGTTTCCCCGGCAGCCGCGCCGCCTCGAGGATGGAGAATCTCTCCCCGAGCTGCTCCTTCTCCATGCCGTACGCCACCTGCGCGTCCATCGCCTTCCGGTTCAGTTCCTCGAACTTCGCCTGCAGGTTGTTCCGCTCGACCAGCAGTCCCCGGTACCCCTCCTCCACCCGCGGCGACGACTCGACCCGCTGCCGGTAGCTGTCCCGCTTCTGCCGGAGACTCTTGATCTGCCGCTGGACCGATTCGATCTCGGTCCGGGTACCCGCCAACTGCGACTTCATCGGTATGTGGATCGGGTTGTCCGGCTGGGTCGCCGACGCCTCCTTCGCCGGGGCGGCCGACTGCGCCTCGAACTCCTTGATGGCGGCCTTCGTCCTGATCACGTCCGGGTGCTTGTCGGAGAAGCGGCTCTTCAGGCCGACCAGCCGTGTCCGAAGCTCCTGCAGACTGCCCGGCCCCTGGTTCGCCGTGCCCTGGGAGACGCTGGCGAGCTCCTGCTCAAGGTAGCTTTCCCGCTCCTTCAGCGCGTGGAGCTGGTCCTCCATCCGGGACATATCGCGCTCCACCTGGTCCAGCCCCTGCAGGTTGGCTTGGGCCAGCTCGGGGAGGGAGTCGCCGTGCTTCTGCTTGTAGACGGCGATCTTCGCCTCGAGCGCCGCCATCATTGCCTGCACGTTCCCGCGCTCGTCTTCCATGAACTTGGAGGTGTCCGCCGACGCCTTCTCGCGAATCTTGAGATTCTCCTCGAGGTAGAAGGAGGCCAATTCGCTGGCGATCCGCTGGACGGTTTCCGGGTTTTTCCCCTTGTAGCTGACGCTGAAGGCGATCGTCGCCTGGCCCGTCCGCCCCGATCGCGGGTCCTTTACGTCGGCGCTGATCGTATTGAACACAATGTCCTTGCGCATCTTCTCCGCGATCTCGTCGATCGTATGCCGGGCCTTCAAGTCTTCGTACAGCCGGAAGCGGGTGATGAGATCCAGGAGTTTGGTGGTGCCCATGATCCGCTGGTTGATCGACTGCAGGCGCTGGTCGGCGAAGGTCGTGATGTTGGCGGTGACGTACTCCCTCGGGATCCCCTGCTCCTCGATCAGGATCGTCGTGGTCGACTTGTACGTCTTGGGGATGGAGAAGGCAACGACCACCGACAGGGTGAACACCCCGAGGGCCGGGAGGAGGATCGTCCATTTCCGCCGCCGCAGGATTCCGGCCAGGTCATTCATCGTCATCGTTTTGACGTCGTGTTCCGTTTCCATCGTCCTCTCCTCATTCGTACAGCAGGAAAATCATATCCCCGCCAGGGTCCGTGTCGCCTCCGCTTTCCACGGGTACTCCCCCTTCGGCGCGACCGCGATTCCCAGGTGCTTCTTCCCCTGCTCCTTCTTCCCCGCCTTCACAAGTGCCATTCCCAAGTGGTAGTTGATCTCGGGGTGTCCCGCCATCTTCCCTTGCGCCTTCGCGAGCAGGTCGAGCGCCTGCGCGTTGTCCCCCTTTTTGTAGCTGACCCACCCGAGGGTGTCCTGCACGACCGGGTCGTCGGGGCGGAGCTTATACGCCGACTTCGCCAGCTCGAGCGCCCGGTCGAGTTCCTTCCCGGTCCCGGGGTGTTCGGACAGCAGGGCCGCCAGGTCGTTCGCCGCGGGCCAGAAGTCGGGCCGCCGGGCCAGCGCTTCTGCATACGTCTTCTCCGCCTTCGCGTACTCCTTCCCCTCGATGTAGATCCGTCCCAGGAAGATGTAGAGCGGCATGTTCCCCGGGGCCTCCTTGATCGCCGCCGTGTATTCGGCCGCCGCGCGGTCCCGCTTCCCCTGGGCCCGGTAATAATCGCCCATCTTCACATACCCCAGCGGCACCTTCGGCGCCCGCCGCTTGATCTCCTCGTATTCCTTTTCCGCCTTTCCCGGCTCCCTCGCCGCCACGTACACATCTCCAAGATCGGCCCGGACCTCCAGGTCCGACGGGTTCTCCTCGAGAATCCTGCGCAGGTCCTCTTCCGCCTTCGGGTACTCCTTCCGCATCGCGTGGAAGCGGCCCAGCGCCCGCCGGGCGTCCCGGGAATTCGGGTCCGCCTTCAGGGCGTTCTGCAGCGCCTCCTGCGCCAGGTTCATCTCTTTTTTCAGGAGGTGCCCCTCGGCCAGGCGGAGGTACCCCTGGATGAACTGCGGCCGTTCGCCGACCACCGTGCGGAATTCGGCCACCGCTCCCGCGCCGTCCCCCGCCAGCAGGTTCAGGTTCCCCCGCACCAGGTGGGCGTCCACGTTCTTTG
Encoded here:
- a CDS encoding polysaccharide biosynthesis tyrosine autokinase gives rise to the protein MTERTVEIGGSSVAGQGKPGWVSPRYRFSREVRLDPAVLEKNRVLAYNNTSPEIEAYRVLRTRILHRTKGSGGTTIMVTSALSGEGKTVTAVNLALTFAKAFSLTALLVDADLKRQQVHQVLGFESNRGLGDYLRDGCDVSELIVWPGIEKLTVISGGKRIEESSELLGSPGMRTLVEGMKSRYEDRYIFFDVPPVLYGADAISFAPLVDHILFVVQAEKSSMANVNKALEMLPKEKVLGIVLNRQADADATRYYY
- a CDS encoding GumC family protein, whose translation is METEHDVKTMTMNDLAGILRRRKWTILLPALGVFTLSVVVAFSIPKTYKSTTTILIEEQGIPREYVTANITTFADQRLQSINQRIMGTTKLLDLITRFRLYEDLKARHTIDEIAEKMRKDIVFNTISADVKDPRSGRTGQATIAFSVSYKGKNPETVQRIASELASFYLEENLKIREKASADTSKFMEDERGNVQAMMAALEAKIAVYKQKHGDSLPELAQANLQGLDQVERDMSRMEDQLHALKERESYLEQELASVSQGTANQGPGSLQELRTRLVGLKSRFSDKHPDVIRTKAAIKEFEAQSAAPAKEASATQPDNPIHIPMKSQLAGTRTEIESVQRQIKSLRQKRDSYRQRVESSPRVEEGYRGLLVERNNLQAKFEELNRKAMDAQVAYGMEKEQLGERFSILEAARLPGKPDSPNIRAILLIGLVLGLGCGVGTAAIKESTDDSVRDAGRLAADTGFLVLTGIPEIVTPMDVARKKMRRIQAAAGAVAVLLAGVLVVHFFVMDMDVVLAKLSRKLGI
- a CDS encoding AbrB/MazE/SpoVT family DNA-binding domain-containing protein, with the translated sequence MLAKKTSKNQLTLPKEVAEKFPGTDYFDVRVEGRVIELRPVRIEPEEGGVDLARIREKIKKLGVTGDDVANAVRWARRRR
- a CDS encoding UDP-2,3-diacylglucosamine diphosphatase, with the translated sequence MEKGFPISPDRAIFLADAHLNQDDIHSRTFLALVDRATAEKVPLFLLGDMFDLWFGNPGLTFAFQKPIVEQLRKLRGEGLRIFYVEGNRDFYLMREHEGTTFDVVSPGDMQAAVGEKRVYLSHGDTVNRADFAYRFWKGISKSRFANEAVAHLPPSIVLPMADRIERNLKRSNRRHRGAFPERESREYAMRLFRKGVDFVILGHFHQERLNRFSREEATKVLAVLPSWKDQWRYFYLTADGAYGFRAFKPGEPLLPS
- a CDS encoding putative toxin-antitoxin system toxin component, PIN family, with amino-acid sequence MGASSQVIRAVLDTNVLLSALLFGGRLEGLHRAWRAGRLRLVLSRETADELLRVMAYPKFRLTRAEITSLFDTELLPFADVVELPASKSRQRWSRDPEDDKFIRCAQAGKCARLITGDDDLLSLKRVGKVAILSPAEFLGMLGKIE
- a CDS encoding CaiB/BaiF CoA-transferase family protein — protein: MTMLAGIRVLDLSLQLPGPFCTMMMADYGADVVKIDEPNPRVRNPFAAEEPGTGPVDRYLNRGKRSVTINLKTEEGKAIFLRLAATADVVVEGFRPGVVQRLGIDYDAVSSVNPKIIYCSISGFGQDSPMRDVPGHDINYLSYAGALGLCGRKGGDPTLLPVQLGDVFGGSMMALTGILMALLGRERTGKGRLVDISMTDGALASLVMPAASYLCGGVPQERGSLPLTGMFPCYEVYRCADGGYLSVGALEAWFWKALTSALGREDLAGKQYATGAEGESVKEELRAVFLTLSRDEWMKRLAGIDACVSPVLDFPEALAHPNASSRRMVLDVESPLGGTDRQLGMPIKIAGVPEAPRRAPLLGEHDDEILSGLGYTEERISDLRAKGVIRKR